In Barnesiella propionica, a single genomic region encodes these proteins:
- a CDS encoding sodium-translocating pyrophosphatase, which produces MSNLLFWLVPASSALALFFAWYFYRQLMKADEGTPQMKKIALYVRRGAMSYLRQQYKIVGLVFLGLVIFFSIMAFGFGLQNHWVPIAFLTGGFFSGLSGYLGMKTATYASARTAHAARTSLNGGLRIAFRSGAVMGLVVVGLGLLDISFWYLLLEAVIPEDVLNPAHKLSVITTTMLTFGMGASTQALFARVGGGIYTKAADVGADLVGKVEAGIPEDDPRNPATIADNVGDNVGDVAGMGADLYESYCGSILATSALGAAAFIGSGDIDMQFKAVIAPMLIAAVGIILSVLGIFSVRTKENASMKDLLNSLSVGTNLSSALIVVATFVILWALQLENWAMIGGAVVVGLLVGVAIGRSTEYYTSQSYAPTRKLSESGKTGPATVIISGIGLGMISTAIPVISVVAGIILSYLLAAGFELSNVSMGLYGIGIAAVGMLSTLGITLATDAYGPIADNAGGNAEMSGLGEEVRKRTDALDSLGNTTAATGKGFAIGSAALTGLALLASYIEEIRIGLARLGETVLTFSDGSTVVIHEATFSDFMRYYDISLMNPTVLAGMFLGSMMAFLFCGLTMNAVGRAAAHMVEEVRRQFKEIKGILTGEAEPDYERCVSISTRGAQREMVFPSLLAIIAPVVTGLIFGVPGVVGLLTGGLSCGFVLAVFMANAGGAWDNAKKYVEEGNFGGKGGEVHRATVVGDTVGDPFKDTSGPSLNILIKLMSMVAIVMAGLTVAWSLI; this is translated from the coding sequence ATGTCAAACTTACTATTCTGGTTGGTTCCGGCCTCTTCAGCGTTGGCATTGTTTTTTGCCTGGTATTTTTACCGGCAGTTAATGAAAGCCGATGAAGGAACACCCCAAATGAAGAAGATCGCGCTGTATGTGCGCCGTGGTGCTATGTCTTATCTGCGTCAGCAGTATAAGATTGTAGGGCTGGTGTTTTTGGGATTGGTTATATTTTTCTCCATTATGGCATTTGGTTTCGGTTTACAAAATCATTGGGTGCCCATCGCTTTCCTTACAGGAGGTTTCTTTTCGGGACTTTCCGGTTATTTGGGAATGAAAACCGCTACCTATGCTTCGGCTCGTACAGCCCATGCGGCCCGTACATCGTTGAACGGAGGCCTTCGCATTGCATTCCGGAGTGGTGCTGTAATGGGATTGGTCGTTGTAGGTTTAGGGCTTCTGGATATTTCTTTCTGGTATTTATTGCTTGAAGCCGTTATTCCGGAGGACGTTCTGAATCCTGCACATAAGTTGTCGGTTATTACAACAACAATGTTGACTTTCGGCATGGGAGCTTCTACTCAAGCTCTGTTCGCACGTGTGGGCGGTGGTATTTATACGAAAGCCGCCGATGTTGGTGCCGATCTGGTAGGAAAAGTGGAAGCCGGTATACCTGAAGACGATCCCCGTAATCCGGCAACTATTGCCGATAATGTGGGTGACAACGTAGGTGACGTAGCGGGTATGGGAGCCGATTTATACGAGTCTTATTGCGGCTCCATTTTGGCGACTTCGGCTTTAGGTGCAGCGGCATTCATCGGTTCGGGCGATATTGATATGCAATTCAAGGCAGTGATTGCTCCTATGCTTATCGCTGCCGTAGGAATTATTTTATCTGTATTGGGAATCTTTTCGGTTCGCACAAAAGAAAACGCTTCTATGAAAGACCTGCTTAATTCACTTTCTGTCGGGACTAATTTAAGTTCTGCTTTGATCGTGGTTGCCACATTTGTTATATTATGGGCATTACAGTTGGAAAATTGGGCTATGATAGGAGGAGCTGTTGTTGTGGGACTATTGGTCGGTGTCGCTATAGGTCGCTCTACGGAATACTATACATCCCAGTCTTATGCCCCGACACGTAAATTGTCGGAGAGCGGAAAAACAGGACCGGCTACCGTTATTATTTCAGGTATAGGTTTAGGTATGATTTCTACTGCCATTCCTGTTATTTCAGTTGTTGCAGGTATCATCCTTTCTTATTTGTTAGCAGCCGGCTTCGAACTGTCGAATGTATCTATGGGACTTTATGGAATAGGTATTGCTGCCGTAGGTATGTTATCGACGTTGGGAATAACACTGGCTACCGATGCTTATGGGCCTATTGCCGATAATGCCGGAGGTAATGCCGAAATGAGCGGATTAGGAGAAGAAGTGCGTAAGCGTACCGATGCCCTGGATTCTTTGGGTAATACAACCGCTGCGACAGGCAAGGGTTTTGCAATAGGATCTGCAGCCCTTACGGGATTGGCATTACTTGCTTCTTATATTGAAGAGATACGTATAGGCCTCGCCCGGTTGGGAGAAACTGTTCTGACGTTCAGCGATGGCAGTACAGTAGTTATACATGAAGCAACCTTTTCCGATTTTATGAGGTATTATGATATTTCGCTCATGAATCCTACTGTCCTGGCCGGTATGTTTCTCGGTTCCATGATGGCATTCCTTTTCTGCGGACTTACGATGAACGCAGTAGGCCGTGCCGCGGCACATATGGTTGAAGAGGTACGCCGTCAGTTTAAAGAAATAAAAGGTATATTGACCGGTGAAGCCGAGCCGGATTATGAACGTTGTGTTTCTATATCTACGCGCGGGGCACAGCGGGAGATGGTATTTCCTTCATTATTAGCGATTATAGCACCGGTGGTTACAGGTCTTATATTCGGGGTGCCGGGTGTAGTTGGTCTGCTGACAGGAGGTCTTAGTTGCGGATTCGTATTAGCTGTATTTATGGCAAATGCAGGCGGAGCTTGGGACAATGCAAAGAAATATGTTGAAGAAGGCAATTTTGGCGGCAAGGGCGGAGAAGTTCACCGGGCTACAGTCGTAGGCGACACAGTAGGCGATCCGTTTAAAGATACGTCCGGTCCCAGTTTGAACATCCTTATTAAATTGATGAGCATGGTCGCTATCGTTATGGCAGGACTTACCGTTGCTTGGAGTTTGATATGA
- a CDS encoding T9SS type A sorting domain-containing protein, whose amino-acid sequence MKKSLLFGVMCLVSQVLWAATDVTIYGYRNYQGELPSAYVAGPAKFSAGNVSDVVLITDQTKLGRIYAGEYVNYRWYAQTTVSGFQSKPENLVEIDMITGERSVIAPASAQLYDMTYDYTTQTMFGILSQGDNLATIDIKTGKVTKIGDFPAYAYAMAIACDLDGTLYMISMQDTLYKVNKETVACEKVGFLGVNVAYTQSMCFDHNTHTLYWQNAGDYNLYTVDLTTGKATQVGKVGKGDSMSSLFIPYINVAKGAPDRVQSKTATADKTGLNKVTVSWTNPSEDAQGNELSELTKVIIYRNGVAIQEIPVTTAEIGKAANWTDETVSAGKYVYNIVCENSKGVGGMDDREMTVYVGLDIPGAVKDFKVVSGNKQGLLTWSIPSEGGTGGYYDSSKLSGYKITRNGISTPVVLDDPSATSYTDASITTWGKYTYTITPFNEAGDGIATTYPEVMITPSDMIIMNNEVREVSDGKFYDTGGPYNDYMNAERVEMTLKPAIPNSALLISFSSFNVESGDYLEVYDGISTSAPLIGKFTGEAVTDQMKKLVPTNPDGAFTFYFYSDVIEHKAGWVADVKCVERKEKDLYAVSVAGTSYPSAEAVSDYEVTVSNLGTSDIAGTDYRIQLIDENNNVLATADGTDIAAMAMKKITVRYTPDTEGKKQIHAHISFDADENTENNDTETMDITIQPKGAVNVIIGTGINNIGMFPACFFDDYSLSEMMVPASQINISSGEIRQISFPVAVTNSYNSMDIKIWITETDKENLTEGNIFASDMKLVFEGKSSLPPGNYDWAFNLDNPYNYSGKNLVVLVSKAGAETNNMGVLFHYTSSPAIMTWSTSNYEPIDPDVPMGEYDYFNMIADMKLLMIDKTDGVEYVRGTGTVAMPNPFSDVIYLKNCHSARVTIMNMSGAVVKDMVVDGGTIDTESLLPGVYFVSVTVNGRTTVQKMIKK is encoded by the coding sequence ATGAAAAAATCTTTACTTTTTGGAGTTATGTGCCTTGTGTCGCAAGTCCTATGGGCTGCGACTGACGTAACTATTTACGGTTACAGGAATTATCAAGGAGAGTTACCTTCGGCTTATGTTGCCGGACCTGCAAAATTTAGTGCTGGAAATGTTTCTGATGTAGTCCTCATTACGGATCAGACTAAGTTGGGACGTATATATGCAGGGGAATATGTAAATTATAGGTGGTATGCCCAGACGACGGTAAGCGGTTTTCAGTCTAAACCTGAAAATCTGGTGGAAATTGATATGATAACAGGCGAACGGAGCGTGATAGCTCCTGCCTCCGCCCAGTTATACGACATGACTTATGATTATACGACACAGACCATGTTTGGAATTTTGTCCCAGGGAGATAATTTGGCAACAATAGATATTAAAACCGGGAAAGTGACTAAAATAGGAGATTTTCCTGCTTATGCTTACGCTATGGCTATTGCGTGTGATTTGGATGGTACTTTGTATATGATAAGTATGCAGGATACCTTATATAAAGTCAATAAGGAAACCGTCGCTTGTGAAAAGGTCGGTTTTTTAGGGGTGAATGTCGCTTATACCCAGTCCATGTGTTTTGACCATAATACACATACATTATATTGGCAGAATGCAGGCGATTATAATTTATATACCGTGGATCTGACTACCGGGAAAGCTACCCAGGTGGGGAAGGTTGGAAAAGGTGATTCTATGAGCAGCCTTTTCATCCCTTATATTAATGTAGCTAAAGGAGCTCCCGACCGTGTGCAGTCCAAAACGGCTACAGCCGATAAGACGGGATTGAACAAAGTTACCGTTTCTTGGACGAATCCTTCCGAAGATGCTCAGGGAAATGAACTATCGGAGTTGACAAAAGTTATTATATACCGTAACGGCGTTGCAATTCAGGAAATTCCGGTTACAACGGCTGAAATAGGAAAAGCGGCTAATTGGACGGACGAAACCGTATCGGCCGGAAAATATGTATATAACATAGTATGTGAGAACAGTAAAGGAGTAGGAGGTATGGATGATCGGGAAATGACTGTTTATGTGGGTTTGGATATTCCGGGTGCAGTGAAGGATTTTAAAGTCGTTTCCGGTAATAAACAAGGCCTCCTTACCTGGAGTATTCCGTCAGAGGGCGGAACCGGAGGTTACTATGATTCTTCTAAATTAAGCGGATACAAGATAACTCGTAACGGAATTTCGACTCCTGTCGTATTGGACGACCCTTCGGCTACTTCATATACCGATGCCTCAATAACTACCTGGGGTAAATATACTTATACGATTACCCCGTTTAATGAAGCCGGCGACGGGATTGCTACCACTTATCCCGAGGTTATGATTACTCCGTCCGATATGATTATTATGAATAACGAAGTGCGTGAAGTATCGGACGGTAAATTTTATGATACCGGAGGCCCTTATAATGATTATATGAATGCTGAACGTGTGGAAATGACCTTAAAGCCGGCAATTCCAAATTCCGCGCTTCTTATTTCATTCTCCTCTTTCAATGTTGAATCGGGTGATTATCTGGAGGTATATGACGGAATTTCAACCAGTGCTCCCCTTATTGGTAAATTCACAGGCGAGGCTGTCACCGACCAAATGAAAAAATTGGTCCCTACTAATCCTGACGGAGCGTTTACGTTCTATTTTTATTCCGATGTAATAGAACATAAAGCTGGTTGGGTTGCTGATGTAAAATGTGTGGAACGTAAAGAAAAAGACTTGTATGCCGTTTCGGTTGCAGGAACTTCTTATCCTTCAGCAGAAGCCGTTTCGGATTATGAAGTAACCGTGAGTAATTTGGGAACTTCGGATATTGCCGGTACGGATTATCGGATACAATTAATTGATGAAAATAATAATGTGCTGGCAACTGCGGACGGGACGGATATTGCTGCCATGGCGATGAAAAAAATAACTGTTCGTTATACTCCGGATACCGAAGGGAAGAAACAGATTCATGCTCATATATCGTTCGATGCTGACGAGAATACGGAAAATAACGATACGGAAACTATGGATATAACTATTCAGCCCAAAGGAGCCGTAAATGTTATTATTGGTACAGGAATCAATAATATTGGTATGTTCCCGGCTTGTTTTTTTGACGATTACAGTTTGTCCGAGATGATGGTACCCGCTTCTCAAATTAATATAAGCAGTGGGGAAATACGGCAAATCTCTTTCCCGGTAGCCGTAACGAATAGTTATAATTCGATGGATATAAAAATCTGGATAACGGAAACAGATAAGGAAAATCTAACGGAAGGTAATATTTTTGCATCAGATATGAAGTTAGTATTCGAAGGCAAATCTTCATTGCCACCAGGGAATTATGACTGGGCGTTTAATTTAGACAATCCGTATAATTATTCGGGGAAGAATTTAGTAGTTCTTGTGAGTAAAGCGGGAGCGGAAACTAATAATATGGGGGTTCTTTTCCATTATACCAGTTCTCCTGCTATTATGACCTGGTCGACCAGTAACTATGAACCCATCGATCCCGATGTGCCTATGGGAGAGTATGATTATTTCAATATGATTGCCGATATGAAACTGCTGATGATTGATAAGACCGACGGTGTGGAATATGTGCGTGGAACAGGAACCGTTGCCATGCCTAATCCTTTCAGCGATGTTATCTATCTGAAGAATTGCCATTCAGCCCGTGTTACGATCATGAATATGTCAGGAGCTGTAGTTAAAGATATGGTTGTAGACGGAGGCACTATCGATACGGAATCTTTATTACCCGGAGTCTATTTTGTAAGTGTTACAGTAAATGGCAGAACTACGGTACAGAAAATGATAAAAAAATAA
- a CDS encoding helix-turn-helix domain-containing protein translates to MGEIRNIDTVHQYNSFMGVETLHPLVSVIDFSLCKPRTFTRKNYGLYCIFLKELKCGELRYGRSSYDYQDGTIVAIAPGQIFGAESNGVMLQPKGWALVFHPDLIYGTELGRTIREYSFFSYDANEALHLSEKEREIIVDCMKNIFAELNREVDKHTNRLVTKNIRLLLDYCRRFYDRQFITRDKENKDILTRFENLLDDYFKKGKAQAQGLPSVSFCADNLYLSSNYFGDLIKRETGKTAQEYIQLRVIDIAKEKMCGSELSISEIAYQLGFKYPTHFTRLFKKCAGMSPSKYRVRI, encoded by the coding sequence ATGGGCGAAATACGGAATATTGATACTGTGCATCAGTATAACTCATTTATGGGAGTAGAAACCCTGCATCCGTTGGTAAGTGTAATTGACTTCTCGTTATGTAAGCCCAGAACTTTTACGAGAAAGAATTATGGACTGTATTGTATTTTTCTCAAGGAATTGAAGTGCGGTGAATTGCGTTATGGACGGAGCAGTTATGATTATCAGGACGGAACGATTGTGGCTATTGCACCGGGACAAATATTCGGTGCGGAAAGCAACGGTGTGATGTTGCAGCCTAAGGGCTGGGCTCTTGTATTTCATCCTGATTTGATTTACGGAACAGAATTGGGGCGGACTATCCGGGAATATTCTTTTTTTTCTTATGATGCGAATGAAGCCTTACATCTTTCAGAAAAAGAGAGGGAAATCATTGTTGATTGTATGAAAAATATCTTCGCTGAACTTAACCGGGAGGTAGATAAACATACGAATCGTCTGGTTACAAAAAATATAAGGTTGCTGCTGGATTATTGTAGGCGTTTTTATGACCGTCAGTTTATTACACGGGATAAAGAGAACAAAGATATTCTTACGCGTTTTGAAAATTTACTGGACGATTATTTCAAAAAAGGAAAAGCCCAGGCGCAAGGGCTACCTTCTGTTTCATTTTGTGCGGATAATCTGTATTTGTCTTCTAATTATTTTGGGGATTTGATCAAAAGAGAAACAGGAAAGACGGCGCAGGAATATATTCAGTTGAGAGTGATTGATATCGCGAAGGAGAAAATGTGCGGTTCCGAATTATCGATCAGCGAAATCGCTTATCAGCTGGGCTTTAAATATCCTACACATTTTACGCGTTTATTCAAAAAATGTGCGGGAATGTCTCCGAGTAAATATCGTGTGCGGATTTAG
- a CDS encoding flavodoxin — MNNKKILVAYYSWSGNTRTMAHMIKEAVQADIWEIIPEKPYPTDYEKCTAQASRDIKAGIKPTLKAKLTNVKDYDVIMVGSPCWWSTIAPPVLSFLSSYDLAGKTIVPFMTHGGSGFGHSIADIKKACPQSDILKGLTIYGTSVQNSGNDIRKWLRDLNLAKK; from the coding sequence ATGAATAATAAAAAAATCTTAGTTGCTTATTACTCATGGAGCGGAAACACGCGCACCATGGCCCATATGATAAAGGAAGCTGTTCAAGCCGATATATGGGAAATCATACCGGAAAAACCCTACCCGACAGATTATGAAAAATGTACTGCTCAGGCCAGCCGGGATATTAAAGCTGGTATTAAACCAACTTTAAAAGCGAAATTAACGAATGTAAAAGATTACGATGTGATCATGGTAGGGTCTCCTTGCTGGTGGAGCACTATCGCCCCTCCTGTCCTATCTTTCCTTTCATCGTACGATCTGGCAGGAAAAACAATCGTTCCGTTTATGACTCACGGCGGCAGTGGCTTCGGCCATAGTATAGCAGATATAAAAAAAGCCTGTCCTCAATCGGATATACTAAAGGGGTTGACCATATATGGAACCTCTGTACAAAATTCAGGGAACGATATCCGAAAATGGTTACGGGATCTCAATCTGGCTAAGAAATAA
- a CDS encoding carboxymuconolactone decarboxylase family protein, which yields MKKTITILIITWITLQVQAQNDKNMDRIEQCKKTFTELFGGEALTGQGTDPELMDILQKFIFGEVFYTGNLSYKTRELITCVTLATMQTLPQLEAHASAALHTGVTPLELREAIYQCAPFIGFPKTLNAISAINKVFKSKGISLPLEKQGTVTESNRYTKGHEIQYPLYGDEIKKNVRSLPDRMGIAVSDFLTEVCFGDFYTRGTLDKKDRELLTLCILATLGTGEQIRSHVIGNIKAGNNKETLYAAMIQCLPYIGFPYALNAIYIIKNTN from the coding sequence ATGAAAAAAACAATCACCATATTAATCATTACATGGATAACCCTGCAGGTACAGGCTCAAAACGACAAAAACATGGATAGAATTGAACAATGCAAAAAGACTTTCACGGAATTATTCGGCGGAGAGGCATTAACGGGTCAGGGCACAGACCCGGAATTAATGGATATTCTTCAAAAATTTATTTTTGGAGAAGTATTTTATACGGGGAATCTCAGTTATAAAACGAGAGAACTGATAACTTGCGTAACCTTGGCAACAATGCAAACCTTGCCTCAACTGGAAGCACATGCATCCGCAGCTCTCCACACAGGCGTAACTCCTCTGGAATTACGAGAAGCTATCTACCAATGTGCCCCTTTTATCGGCTTTCCTAAAACACTAAACGCCATTTCAGCCATCAATAAAGTTTTTAAGAGCAAAGGGATTTCCCTTCCTTTAGAGAAACAAGGAACAGTAACAGAATCAAACCGCTACACAAAGGGACACGAAATCCAATATCCTTTGTATGGCGACGAAATCAAAAAGAATGTACGGTCATTGCCTGACAGAATGGGGATAGCCGTATCTGACTTTCTCACAGAAGTTTGTTTCGGGGATTTTTATACCCGAGGAACTTTGGATAAAAAAGACCGCGAATTGCTCACCCTCTGCATCCTGGCAACTTTGGGAACGGGAGAACAGATTAGGAGCCACGTTATCGGAAATATAAAAGCAGGGAACAATAAAGAAACGCTTTATGCTGCTATGATACAATGTCTGCCTTATATAGGTTTTCCGTACGCACTGAATGCCATATATATTATTAAAAATACAAATTGA
- a CDS encoding sulfide/dihydroorotate dehydrogenase-like FAD/NAD-binding protein, translating into MNKIIAKEHFSEKVVKLVVEAPLIAKSRRAGHFVIVRVGEKGERIPLTIAEADIEKGTITLVVQAIGKSSSKLCALNPGDHITDVVGPLGQATHVEKLGTVVCCGGGVGVAPLLPIVEAFKKAGNRVITVLAARTKELVILEEQMKKYSDEVIVMTDDGSYGRKGLVTQGVEDVINREKVDLCVTIGPAVMMKFVSLLTQKYNVPTMASLNTIMVDGTGMCGACRITVGGKTKFVCIDGPEFDAHQVDFDEMLMRLSSYKGVE; encoded by the coding sequence ATGAACAAAATCATTGCGAAAGAACACTTTTCCGAGAAAGTAGTCAAACTTGTCGTAGAAGCTCCGCTGATAGCAAAATCACGCAGAGCAGGACATTTTGTGATCGTTCGGGTGGGAGAAAAAGGGGAACGCATCCCTCTTACTATAGCCGAAGCGGACATTGAAAAAGGAACGATCACCTTGGTCGTACAAGCCATCGGAAAATCATCATCGAAACTTTGCGCCCTCAATCCCGGCGATCATATTACCGATGTGGTAGGTCCTCTGGGGCAAGCCACCCATGTAGAGAAATTAGGCACGGTAGTATGTTGTGGAGGAGGTGTGGGAGTAGCTCCGCTATTACCTATAGTAGAAGCTTTCAAAAAAGCCGGAAACAGAGTAATAACCGTACTGGCTGCCAGAACAAAAGAGCTGGTAATCCTGGAAGAACAGATGAAAAAATATTCCGATGAAGTAATTGTCATGACCGACGATGGTTCTTACGGCAGGAAAGGACTCGTAACACAGGGAGTAGAAGATGTCATCAACAGAGAAAAGGTAGATTTATGCGTAACTATAGGACCCGCCGTTATGATGAAATTCGTTTCACTGCTTACTCAAAAATATAATGTTCCTACCATGGCCTCTCTTAATACGATCATGGTAGACGGTACAGGCATGTGCGGAGCCTGCCGGATAACTGTAGGAGGAAAAACAAAATTTGTTTGTATTGACGGGCCTGAATTCGATGCCCATCAAGTAGATTTCGATGAAATGCTGATGAGGTTATCTTCATACAAAGGCGTTGAATAA
- the gltA gene encoding NADPH-dependent glutamate synthase, translated as MSTKEELAALRAETWREALRKSKKNKERTDIPRVKMNELDPEYRITCNEEVNQGLTREQAVVEASRCLDCPDPLCMTGCPVEINIPKFIKNIEREEFLEAAKTLKETSALPAVCGRVCPQEKQCESKCFYTQKLKKDAVAIGYLERFAADYERESGQISVPVIQSRNGIKIAVVGSGPAGLAFAGDMAKLGYSVTVFEALHEIGGVLKYGIPEFRLPNSIVDVEIHNLGKMGVEFMKDCIIGKTLSYDDLHEMDFKGIFVASGAGLPRFMNIPGENLIGIMSSNEYLTRVNLMEAADPDSDTPIIKGKRVAIIGGGNTAMDSVRTARRLGAERAIIVYRRSEEEMPARIEEIKHAKEEGVEFLTLHNPIEYIGDETGHVKQMRLQRMELGEPDASGRRSPIPVPGAEEVIDVDQVIVSVGVSPNPLVPNSVKGLEVSKKGTIVVNEDNMQSCVEDIFAGGDIVRGGATVILAMGDGRKAAAAMHEYLNK; from the coding sequence ATGAGCACCAAAGAAGAACTGGCAGCACTACGCGCCGAAACCTGGCGTGAAGCCCTGCGTAAAAGTAAAAAGAATAAAGAAAGAACAGATATTCCCCGGGTTAAGATGAACGAACTGGACCCGGAATATCGTATAACCTGCAATGAAGAAGTAAACCAAGGGCTTACACGGGAGCAAGCTGTCGTGGAAGCATCACGCTGTCTCGATTGCCCCGATCCGCTCTGCATGACCGGTTGCCCGGTAGAGATCAATATACCTAAGTTTATCAAGAACATCGAACGGGAAGAATTTCTCGAAGCCGCAAAGACCTTAAAAGAAACAAGCGCTTTACCGGCCGTATGCGGCCGCGTATGCCCGCAGGAGAAACAATGCGAATCTAAATGCTTCTACACCCAAAAGCTCAAAAAAGATGCGGTTGCCATAGGTTACCTCGAACGTTTCGCCGCCGACTATGAGCGGGAAAGCGGACAAATATCGGTTCCCGTTATCCAATCCCGAAACGGCATCAAGATCGCCGTCGTAGGTTCCGGGCCTGCCGGACTGGCATTCGCCGGAGATATGGCAAAACTGGGATATAGCGTAACCGTCTTTGAAGCATTACATGAAATAGGTGGCGTGCTGAAATACGGGATACCCGAATTTCGTCTCCCGAATTCTATCGTAGACGTAGAGATACACAATCTGGGGAAAATGGGAGTAGAGTTCATGAAAGACTGCATTATAGGAAAAACCTTATCATACGACGATCTGCATGAAATGGACTTTAAAGGAATATTCGTAGCCAGCGGAGCCGGTCTTCCCCGTTTTATGAATATACCGGGAGAAAACCTCATCGGTATTATGTCCAGTAATGAATACCTTACCCGCGTAAATCTGATGGAAGCAGCGGATCCGGACTCAGATACTCCTATCATCAAAGGAAAACGAGTTGCCATTATAGGGGGAGGAAATACGGCTATGGATTCGGTCCGTACAGCCAGACGCTTAGGAGCTGAACGGGCTATAATCGTTTACCGTCGTTCCGAAGAAGAAATGCCCGCCCGTATCGAAGAAATAAAACATGCAAAAGAAGAAGGAGTGGAATTTCTCACATTGCATAATCCCATAGAATATATCGGCGACGAAACCGGACACGTAAAACAAATGAGGCTCCAGAGAATGGAACTGGGAGAACCGGATGCTTCAGGACGCAGAAGTCCAATACCGGTACCAGGCGCAGAAGAAGTGATTGATGTAGACCAGGTAATAGTAAGCGTAGGGGTTTCTCCCAATCCGTTGGTTCCTAATTCCGTAAAAGGACTGGAAGTAAGTAAAAAAGGAACCATCGTCGTCAATGAAGATAATATGCAATCCTGTGTCGAAGATATCTTTGCCGGCGGAGATATCGTAAGAGGTGGCGCAACCGTAATTCTCGCTATGGGGGACGGGCGCAAAGCAGCAGCAGCCATGCACGAATACCTCAACAAATAA
- a CDS encoding ferritin-like domain-containing protein, whose amino-acid sequence MAKESVSILKGKIDVAKVLDELNVALSEEWLAFYQYWVGALVVKGAMRADVQGEFEEHAMEEFAHAKLLADRIIELEGVPVIDPKEWFNLAKCAYLPPTDFDSVKLLTQNVASERCAILRYQKIASMTNGLDFTTCDIAKHILAEEEDHEQDLQDYLDDIARMKEYVNKG is encoded by the coding sequence ATGGCAAAAGAGAGTGTTTCTATTTTAAAAGGTAAAATAGATGTCGCCAAAGTTCTTGACGAACTGAATGTAGCTTTATCAGAAGAATGGTTAGCTTTTTATCAATACTGGGTAGGTGCTTTAGTCGTAAAAGGTGCTATGCGCGCTGATGTACAAGGTGAATTTGAAGAACATGCAATGGAAGAGTTCGCACATGCCAAGTTATTGGCCGACCGTATTATCGAGTTGGAAGGTGTACCTGTAATTGACCCGAAAGAATGGTTTAATTTGGCGAAATGCGCTTATTTGCCCCCTACGGATTTCGATTCCGTAAAATTGCTGACCCAAAATGTCGCATCGGAACGTTGTGCTATTCTCCGGTATCAGAAGATTGCATCTATGACAAACGGACTTGACTTCACTACTTGCGATATAGCCAAACATATTCTTGCGGAAGAGGAGGACCATGAACAAGATTTGCAAGATTATCTGGATGATATTGCCCGGATGAAAGAATATGTAAATAAAGGATAA